cagcggttgagcatctgtctgccttcagcccagggtgtgatcctggagtcccgggatcgagtcccacgtcaggcttcctgcacggagcctgctgctccctctgcctatgtctctgcctccctctctctctgtgtctctcatgaataaataaataagatctttaaaaaaaaaataaaattcttttcttaatgtattcatgagagacacacagagaggcagagacatacgcagagggagaagtgggctgcCTGATGGGAGCCCTGAggggatcccgggaccccaggatcgtgacctgagccgaaggcagacatccaaccactgagccacccaggcgcccccaccgGAAAGCTCAGTTAATTGGGGGTTTCCGGGTCAGGAGGTTGTTAGGACACTGCTGTAACACTCATTTCTGCATTCGAGCATACTCCAAATCCGTGAACTCCTTGTGTACTTCTTACTGATTTATTCTCTAATTTGTCATACTTTTTGGCTGTATATGGGCAGTTCCGCTCGGCTGAATGGAGTGGGGGGTGGCGGGGTCTTGCCCGTGGTCCTGGAGCCAGGTAGGTAGCCGGGGCGGCCAGGAGTGTCTGCAGATCTCTCCCATTCCAAGCCACCTTGGCCCTGTGCTAGTTCACAGCAGATCTTGTGAAGTCTTGCCCTTGATCTCTGGGGCACTGGGAGAACTCAGGAGGTTCTCAGGGCTTTGGAGATGGGGAAGGCCACTTCCCAACAAGTCCTTGATGGTGTGTAATCCCTACCTGGCCTTGCTGCAGTCTGGGGATCATCTTTTCCTCCGAGCTGGCCATCAGCTAATCCCTCCTGAGTGGTTGGTTGGCTGATAGAGCTGTTTGTTGGCCATCACTTTGTTTTTGAAGAGAGAGCTCAAGGTTGCTGCCTTTCAGGAGGGTCTTCCCTCCATCTCAGCTTTTTGAGACTCTACTTTCCTGCAGCCAGACTCTGCTCCACCCGCCCGACCCCATTGCAGTGGGACACCCACCTGGCAGTGAGGTCCCCTTGGTGGACAGGACTTTTGGCATTATGACTTCCCAGACATAGGGGACTGGTTCACTCAAGGTGGGAACAGGAGCCCTGGTGACTCAAATCCACTTTCTCATCTGGACCTCTGGGGCCTGAGCAAAGaaatgaggggtggggggtgggattaGGACTTGAagttcccctcccctccatctccCCTTGCTGCCGTCCCAAGGAGGCATTAACCTGCTTGTCCAACTCTAAGGGGCTCCCAGGAGGGCTGATGGAGGAGTAAGGATGTGCACCCCTTAGGTCCCGGAGGCTGCTCATTTGCCTCCCGTTCCTGGGCCACCTGGCAGCATGGGCCTTTGGCTCCAGGACGCCCCGAATCCTTGCTTGTCTTGTGTCCTGCTTAGTGGGGCAGCACTCCAGCGCTCTGAACGGCTTTTTTCAGGGTTCTGAGGGAGGCGCTCTCTTGACTTCCTTTGCCAAGGGACAGGGAAAGCCTTGGGGACCGGACCCCGGTTTGGCTGGTTGGGTGCACGGGCAGGATTCTCACGCGTGGGTGTGGAGGCCTTCGGGACAAGGAGCCTGGGCCATAGTCCCCACCGGAGGAGCCAGAGCGCTCCGCGCGCAGGGTGGGAGCCACGGCGCCTGGGATCCGCCCCTAGGGGACCTCCCTGCGCAGCAGCCgaggcccgcccgcccgccggcttGGGCTCCTGCACATCTGGCCCTTCCCGCGCACATCTGGGCAGCCGGCGCCTTAGCATGAACGGCTCCCAGGCGGGCGCTGCGGCCCCAGCCACCTGGCTGAGCTCCTGCTGCAACCAGTCGGGGGGGACGCCGGAGCCCCCCGAGGGGCCGCGCGTCGTGCAGGCGGCCGTGCTGGGCGTGCTGTCGCTGCTGGTGCTCTGCGGGGTCCTGTTCCTGGGCGGTGGCCTCCTCCTccgggcccagggcctgacaGCCTCGCTGGCCCGAGAGCGGCGCGCATCCTGCGAGGCCGAGCCCGGCGGCGCCAGCGGAGGCGAGGACGACCCCTAGGGCCCTTGTTGGGGGGCCGCGACGCAGGTGAGCCGGGCCGGTGGGGCTGTGCACCTGCAGCGGGTGGGGCCTGCAGCCCCGCAGGGGGGCCGGACCGAGGGAGTggcggggtgggtgggaggacgCGCCTGCGGGCCGGGTGAGCTCTGCAGCCCTCCGAGCGCACCTACCCCGTGGGGCTCTGCTCCAGCCCCACCTGGCGCGCAGGACACGGGGACTCGGCGGCCCGTGCCCCTGGCTtctgcatcctcctcctccccttcctcaagCTTGTCCCTAGAAGGGGGTTTGGGTAAGACTTCTCACTGTGGCCTCCCCTTAGAGGCAGGCGCGGGAGCGTGGGTCCTGTTTTTATGGCAGAGCCAGGGGCCTGGGTGACtctgagggagggggagggaggggttggcggggaccccctcccccagcccctgaccttgtgtgtgtggaggggggcaGGTGTGGCCCCAGCGAGGAGCCTTGTGGGGAAGGTGGTGGATGGGAAGCTTCCTGACAGCCGGGGGGCCTCAGAAGCACGTGGCCGGAGGAGGCTGGCGCTGAGGATTCCCAGCTGCGCGGGCTCCATCTGGCTCTCCCGCCCCTGACTCTCCAAGGACAAGAACCATCTGGAGTGAAGGGCCTGGGTGGCCTAAAGGCAAGGTAGTTCCAGGCCAAGGCCACCTTGGGTAGAGCCACGGGGCTTGGGCAGGGAAGCCCTCTgggtccctctcctctgctcagcGTCACACCTGTGGGCCCCTAGGACGTTTCTGTGGGGCTCTTCTTCGGGGGCGCCTCTGACCCGTTGCTCGCCAAGGCAGAGGCCAGGTCCCAGCTCCCCGGGGAGGCTGGTGAGGGGAAGGTGAGGGCACACGCAGGGTGCGGCGAGCAGCTGTGAAGCTGACGAGGTGTGATCCCAGCACCGAGCAGCCCGGGGCTTAGCGCTAATCCCAGGCAGTTGTGCCACGCTGGCTTTGCTGAGCTGTGGATTTCTCACCTCAGGGACGCCACTGCCACCCCCTTGGAGAAAGGGCTGGCCAGGGCAGTGGGGGGGGCGCGGTGTGACTCCTCGTGCTGCTCCACAAGGGCAGCAGCTGGACCTGGGCAACACTGGCCACCTCCCCTTGCTACGTGGCCCGAGCAGGGCTGAGAATGCCCTCTTTATTGCACCCGGGCTCATTCGCCCCCTTGCCTGGTACCGTCCTGGTGTTCGTCTACCCCTTCTCCACCCTgtgctctcctctccttccccacctggGCTACAGGAATTTCCATATCCACTGTGAACccttcattttgcaaatgggGACGTTCAGAGAGAAGAAGTGGCAGGCCCAAGTGAATGACAGCCCGGGAGCTGAACCCTGGGGCTCCCTATTCGGAGCTGGGGGGGCCAGCATCCCTGAGTGAGAAGCTCCCCCCCCTTCGGTTACTCCTGCTCTGTCCTCCTTGGTTTCCCACCACTCCCCGAGATGCTGATGCAAAATCCTCTCTCCGTGAAGGAAGGAACCTTCACATGCACACCCCCATTCGGCATACGGTTTCTGGGGCTGGAACTCCAAACCCCCACGTTACTGCCTCCTTCCCGACCCTTCTTCCCCAGTGGCCTCATTACATAGCCTTTTACTGCTGGGTACAACCTTCCAGCTGCTGGCAGCTGTTCCCCAGCCGGCTGGGCTCAGCTCTCGGGCATGGTCCTGAGGCTGGGGCGGGCCCCGAGGGTCGGCTGGAACATGTATCTGTGGAAGACACGCCAAGTGGACAGAGCAGAGGGATGGGACGTGACGGTGATGACTTCTGGATCATGTTTGGATTCAAGtctgggtgcagggagggggatgGAGAGCTCTGGTGGAGGAAGGGCTGTGTCCCCAGGGGCATGTGTCTGCTGGGAGGGCGGTGTAGGGCAGAGGCTTTCTTTATCCAACCTCCTGCCTCTGCTGTCCCTTCAGCTCAGTGCTTGGAGAGCCGGGGCCGGGCCTGTGCCGGGGACCTCGGTGTTCCTGGGGGAAGATACTGAGATGTTTGCTAAGGAACTCTGACCCTGGCCAAGGCTGTctgagtggggagggaagagattCAGGAAATTGAGGAACGAGTGCTGCTGTCTTGCCACCTCTCAGGCCTCAGGTTGGAGTGACAGGTGGGGGAGTGGGTGTGGCCCGAGTGCCAAGGAGCAAGGCCGGGCATCGGGACCCCCAGCACGCTCCGTTGGCCTGTACTCCTGTGGCCCATGAGTTTCGGCATGAGGTGGAGAGGGCTGTCGGCATTTATCCAGTGCATTCCTCGGCTCCCACGTGGTACAGCACCCTTTGCAGCGGAGACgggggactggggtgggggggggtggggtgggtgcgcTCTCTGTTACAGATTCTCGAGCCTTGCTCAGCCTCGCGTGTTCTGTCTCCCAGAGAGCTCCGTCGCCAGCCTGCAGCCCGGGGAACTCCTGCTACCCTTGGTCCCTGAGCCATGCAGACGAGCCTGGGAGACGGCTGGATTGTGGGGAGGCCTCCCCCTGGGATCCTTGCACTCAGCCCTGCCTCTGGTTTGCTCCCTTCAGCCTCCTGCTGTACCCGTGGACGTGGGCCTGGGAGGTCAGCGCTCCAGGAATGGGGGAGCCCCCTGAGCATCCGCTGCACGTCCGGGGCGCCGCGGTGGACATACATCCTGGATGCCCAGCGCAGCAGATGCTGGCCATGCCCCCCGACTTGCAGGCCTCCGAGGACGGGAGTGCAGCCCCTGTCCCATCTCTGGTACCGGGCTGCTGTGGTCCGACAGGCCACTGACCTGTCCCAGCCGAGGGCTGTGGGTCAGTGTTGGCCATTTGGAGACGCCGGGTGCCCCAGCCCTCAGCCATGCCTTATCACTTCCCGTGCTTGTTATTAAATACGTTGGTAATGCAAGTTTGGGGTACGCAGTCTATGTTTCCAGCTCTAGACGCTTGGCCTCAGTGGCAGCGGCCTACGAATGCCACCCACCGTCCAGGTTGAACTGTTTCTAGCTGATCCTGAAAGAGCAAGCCCAGCCCCTCTGCCCCGGCCTCTCCTAGGGGTGGCTGCTGCCCTTCACACCCAGAGCCAGTCTCTCCAGGGCGGCCGGGAGGCTCATGCCAGCGCTCGGCTGCCCCCGTGTGGCCGGCGTGGGCGAGAGCCCCACCCGCTGCCGCCGCCGTCGGGGTCTCAGTGCAGCCCTAAGGCGGGGTGCTTTGAGATGACAGTGGGTTTTGTGAGCGTGTGACCGACTTCTAGGCTGTAAAGCTTCCCGAACCTCCGTCccgtcatctgtaaaatgggggcaacAGTGTCCTTGTGAGGATCAAACGGGTAATGCGGTTGTCCATagataagaggtttttttttcttttttaaaaaatattttgtttttttatgagagacagagagagagagagggagagacacaggcagagggagcagcaggctccacgcagggagcctgacgtgggactcgatcccgggaccctaggatcatgccctgagccaaaggcagatgctcaactgctgagccacccaggtgtcccagtaaaaGGTTTTCTACCCGGTAATTATCATGGGATGGTatcccccctgcctccccaccccacctgcctaTCCCCCCTGGCTCCTCTCCCCCCTGACCTGCCCAtccccctggcctccctcccccccatctGTCcaccccccctgctccccctgcccccccatctgcccatcccctctgcccccccagcccccgaccTGCCCATCCCCAGAGAAGACCCATCCCCCTGGGTCCTCTCCCCCCTCACCTGCccatcccctgcctcccctcccccacactcccaCCTGCCCATCCCCCCTGGCTCCTCTACCCCCCACCTgcccatcccccctgccccccctgccccccctgcccccgacCTGCCCATCCTCAGAGAAGAGATGTAGAACTGGCCACCCTGTTCCTGGGAACACTTCAGTTCTTCATCTTTTCCATGAGTGTTCACTGGATGGCTGacggctctgtgccaggcacgcCCTGGGACCTGAGGGTGAGTAGGTGAATGACCCGGagcccttgcccttgcccttgcgGAACTCACAGTCCAGTAAAGAGCACTGCTCACCAAACTAAAGTTAAAATAGACAGTAagtggggcacccgggtggctcagcggttgagcgtctgccttcggcccaggatgtgatcctggagacccaggatcgagtcccacgtcgggctccctgcatggagcctgcttcccccgctgcctgtgtctctgccattctgtctctctgtaactaaaatctttaaaaaaaataaataagtagtttCCAGCATCAACAGAGCCAAGAGCAGAGAGTGACCTGCTCATGGAGAAGGCGGTGTGCTGAATGGCCATGCacaggggggaggaaggggaagaagagcgCTCTGGACAGAGGTGTGGAgggtgtggggctgggggtgccctATGGGCAGGGAAGGTAGAGCAGAGCGTGAAGGGAGCGGAGACCAGAGGGTGGTGGCTGCAGAGTAAAATTTCCCTGGAGGTAATGAGGCGGCTAGAGGGTTTCGAGCTGCGAACGGACGCGGTATGATCTGGATCTCAGGGGATTGGGAGGAAAGTTGGTGGGTGGGAGCAGACTGGACAGGAAGGAGGCCGTCATCACAGCCCGGCAAAGGAGTAGTGGCCTGGACTAGGGTGGAAAGCAAGGGGACAGATCCCAGGGACTTTCGGGGTTCAGGCGTGGGTCACTAGTTGGATGTGAGGGATGAGGGGGAAGCAGGAGGGGAGGATCTGGCTCCTGCCCTGAATCGCTGAGAGCCTGGAGACGCCTACCACCCACTCAGGTGACGTGATATCTGTTAGGACTTTTTTGGTCTGAATTTACCGGAAACCCAAGCGATAGTTGGCTTGGGCAGCGGAAATTTATTGGGCCTTGTGACTGAAAAGCTTAGGGGTAGCTCTGGCCTCCGCCTGCTAGGACTCCAGTCTCAGACGATGAGCAGCCTTGATTTCTCCTCCCTCCGTGGCTTGGTCCACTCTCTGTGGTCAGCCTCTGGCAGGGCGGTCTAGTGGTCAGAGCAAGGGCTTGGAATCACACAGCTGGCACCACGTTCACTAGCAGTGGGATCTGTGCAACGTACTTCATCCCTTGGTGGCTTGATGccctcctttttatttaaagattttatttatctgttcatgagagacagagagagagaggtggagacacaggcagagggagaagcaggctccctgcaaggagcctgacgcgggactcgatcccgggtctccaggatcacgccccggggcgGAAGGCAGGgccaaaccacagagccacctgggctgcccattttattttatttttattatttttattatatttattattttaaataaatttttatttatttatttattcatgagagagagagagagagagacaggcggagggagaagcaggctccatgctgggagcccaacgtgggactcgatcccgggactccaggatcgtgccctgggccaaaggcaccaaaccgctgagccacccagggctgtttattttttaaaaagatgttatttattgggcagcccgggtggctcagtagtttagcgcagcctttggcccaaggcctgatcctggagacctgggatcgagtcctatgtcaggcttcctgcacggaacctgtttccccctctgcctgtgtctctgcctctctctctctctgttcctcatgaataaataaaaattttttttaaaaaaaccattttagaaagattttatttatttatttgagagagcatataGGGGCAGGAACAGAGGGACAGGagcaagcagactccgtgctgagtgtgaagcctgactcggggctcagtcccatgacctgtgagatcacaacctgaggcaaaaccaCGAGCTGGatactctaccgactgagccacccaggcacccgattccctcctctttattattttttatttttatttatttttttaagattttatttatttattcatagagacacacacagagagagagagacaggcagagacacaggcagagggagaagcaggctccctgcaaggagcctgacgtgggactcaatcccgggtctccaggatcacgccctgggctgtaggtggcactaaaccgctgtgccaccaggcctgccctccctcctctttaGAGTGGTGAAAGGCAGCGCCTAGCTAgtgcttatttattattattattattatttttaaattaggacgAATGAGAGCCACACACGGGTGCCCGGCGCAGAGCAATGCACAGTAAGTGCCCATCTTATTCTCTCAGCCTCCACGTGAGGCAGGAGGCTGGAATTATGGCCTCTCACGTTCAAATCTATCAGGAAAGAGAGGGGGGGTCATCTCTCAGGTCAATCAGGCCAAGCCCCTGGAGCAGCTGAACGGGGCCTGTTTGGCTGTGTACTCACCCTGAAGTCCCATGCTTCGAGGATAGAATGGTCTAGGCCTCAGTCACATGTTCTACTcacagtgtgtgtgtctgtgtgtgtgtgtgtgtgggggggaatgtCAAGACACCCCAAACCACAGGGCCCTAAGGAAGGGGGTGTCTTCAGCAGATTTAGGCCTGTTTCAGTCCTGGGGTGACCAGAGGCTGGGTGGCCATAAGCCAGCTCGTGGCTGCTGCAGATAGGGGCCCCAGGCGGAGGGGCCGGCTCAGGTGGAAGGGGAGCTGCCAGGTGGACACTGGTGTACGGGGCTGGGCGCTcggcagagagagagacctggACCGTGATGTTGCCAGAGACAGACAGTGGAGCTGTGGGAACAGGTCAGG
This genomic interval from Vulpes lagopus strain Blue_001 chromosome 21, ASM1834538v1, whole genome shotgun sequence contains the following:
- the SMIM41 gene encoding small integral membrane protein 41 gives rise to the protein MNGSQAGAAAPATWLSSCCNQSGGTPEPPEGPRVVQAAVLGVLSLLVLCGVLFLGGGLLLRAQGLTASLARERRASCEAEPGGASGGEDDP